From one Methylomonas paludis genomic stretch:
- a CDS encoding leucyl aminopeptidase, whose translation MDYSIESLSLDKLQSDCLLVGLYENQQLSPLATELDKLSLGLLSRLISRGDIKGKNAETLLINNVGLDNIQRIVLVGFGSAGKVTRKLYRKALAAAIKTVKDSKVKAATAALLDITVENADSQWQARQIVEVFQDGVYLYATTKKIDDKVALQQLSIYADASQTSLAQTGLQQGIAIASGVELAKQLADLPGNICTPTYLADQALQLAAQHDKLSCEILEESDMQALGMGAFLSVSRGSRQPAKLISLFYQGDEASVKPIVLIGKGLTFDAGGISLKPGLGMDEMKYDMCGGASVLGLLRMATLLNLKLNIVGLVPSSENLPDGDANKPGDILYSMAGKTIEVLNTDAEGRLILCDTMTYAKKFNPDVVIDMATLTGACIVALGRVPSGLFGNDDKLCSDLLSAGDTACDSLWRMPIWEEYLEQLKSNFADLANIGGPDGGSITAACFLSKFAEDFRWAHLDIAGTAWRSGANKGATGRPVPVISQYLLDRAAG comes from the coding sequence ATGGACTATTCTATAGAAAGCTTATCCTTAGACAAACTACAAAGCGATTGTCTGTTGGTTGGTCTCTACGAAAACCAGCAATTAAGTCCATTGGCTACCGAACTGGACAAGTTGAGTTTAGGCTTGCTGAGCCGTTTGATCAGCCGTGGGGACATTAAGGGTAAAAACGCGGAAACGCTGTTAATTAATAATGTGGGTCTGGATAACATTCAGCGCATTGTGCTGGTTGGTTTCGGCAGTGCCGGTAAAGTGACCCGCAAGCTGTACCGCAAAGCGCTTGCTGCGGCAATTAAAACGGTTAAAGACAGTAAAGTCAAAGCTGCCACTGCGGCACTGCTGGATATTACTGTGGAAAATGCCGACTCGCAGTGGCAGGCCCGGCAAATTGTGGAAGTTTTTCAGGATGGCGTTTATTTGTACGCCACTACTAAAAAAATTGACGATAAAGTTGCTTTGCAGCAATTGAGTATCTATGCCGATGCCAGTCAGACATCTCTGGCCCAAACCGGTCTGCAGCAGGGTATTGCCATTGCCAGTGGTGTTGAGCTAGCCAAACAATTGGCCGATTTGCCGGGTAATATCTGCACACCTACTTATCTGGCCGATCAAGCACTGCAATTGGCCGCCCAACACGACAAACTCAGTTGTGAAATTCTGGAAGAGAGCGATATGCAGGCACTGGGCATGGGGGCTTTTCTGTCGGTTTCGCGCGGCAGCCGCCAACCTGCCAAGTTGATCAGCCTGTTTTATCAGGGTGATGAAGCCAGTGTAAAGCCTATTGTGCTGATCGGTAAAGGTTTAACCTTTGACGCCGGTGGTATTTCTTTAAAGCCCGGTCTGGGCATGGATGAAATGAAATACGATATGTGCGGCGGCGCCAGTGTGCTAGGCCTGCTGCGCATGGCCACGCTGCTTAATCTGAAACTGAATATTGTCGGCCTGGTGCCCTCTTCAGAAAACCTGCCGGATGGTGATGCCAATAAACCCGGCGATATTTTGTACAGTATGGCCGGTAAAACGATTGAAGTATTGAACACGGATGCCGAAGGCCGTTTGATATTGTGCGACACCATGACTTATGCCAAAAAATTTAATCCTGATGTGGTTATCGACATGGCAACCCTGACCGGTGCCTGCATTGTGGCCTTGGGCCGGGTGCCTAGCGGTTTGTTTGGCAACGACGACAAGCTGTGCTCGGATTTGCTGAGCGCCGGCGATACGGCTTGTGACAGTTTGTGGCGCATGCCGATCTGGGAAGAATATCTGGAACAGCTGAAATCCAATTTTGCCGATCTGGCCAATATTGGCGGCCCGGACGGCGGCAGTATTACGGCGGCCTGCTTTTTGTCCAAGTTTGCCGAGGATTTCCGCTGGGCGCATCTGGACATCGCCGGCACGGCCTGGCGCAGTGGGGCAAACAAAGGTGCTACCGGCCGGCCAGTG